In Papaver somniferum cultivar HN1 chromosome 9, ASM357369v1, whole genome shotgun sequence, the genomic stretch TGCTCACTTATTTTACGGTTGTTGGAGGACGAAGAGAATTTGGACATATTTTCGGAAGGATGTAGTTTCCATTGGACCTACAACTCTAATGTCGCCACAACTACAAAAACTTGGAGTCATGGTTGTGGTGATGAGCGTCTTAATCGCATTTGGAACAATTTACCGGTTGCaatatggtggtgcatttggaaagaaagaaatgCAAGGACCTTCAACAACAAGAAGAGAAATTTGGCAAGTTTGATTAGAGATATCAAAATTCAAGCTTTCTTTTGGGCGGAGTCTAACACTAAAATGGTAGGTTTAACGGCCAACATGGTAATAGCATTGTGGGATTCGAATTTCTATCATTCTCATTGAGTTTGATTTTGAGAAGCAAGGTCACAAGACCTTCTTGGTTCACttgtatttttgtttcttttcgtTTTTCTTTAGGTGACCGAATACCTTTCCGTTTTCCTTTTTTTGTTTCGGTTGTTTTTATTGGGTTGAGGTACCTCTCTTAAGTACCTTTTTTCAATGAATTCTTCTTTGgaccgattaaaaaaaaaaaaaacggtactGCAAATTTTAGAGTAGGATTAAGATCAATAGAGTGAGAAAGTGGAAGCCCTAATCATATTGAAATGAAGAAAGGAAAGACAATGGAAAGTGGGAAAGTGATTTTTCGACCTGAGCTGCTGCATTAATAGACTACTACCTGCACTACATGAGTTTTTAACGCCTAAATAAATAAGCTGGCAGATTTGGGGAAACTAACAACCCAGTTTTCCCACGGGTCCAATGAGAATAAAAAACTGAAGCCTTTGAATGTAAGACAGAAATGCCcttattcttttctttcttgtATTACATAGGTGAAAAAGGTGAAAAAATATTACATAGGAATTTTAAATAAAAGATACTAAAAGGCATTGAttataaaacaaattaaacaacCATATAACATCAACCTAAGCATGCGCACTCCAGTTGGCTTACACTTGTTTTTGCTTCTACTGGATTTCAGTTCTCCGATAGATTTCAATTAAACAAAACTATTCGATCTCATGAGGAATTTTTGTGATTCATATCATACATGCATGACGACCATCATCTCGCTATCAAGGACTTTCCAAGTGGTGTTTTAGGGTCATAGAAATAGAGCCACTTATTTCTTAATATATGATGAAATGGAGAAGCTTACAATTGAAATAAATTCAAAGTGATAACTCGAAATGGCCACTTGATCTGTGACCAATCTCCTTCTTTAGGGTACCAAATTGACTCTTTTGAGTACAGTAAGTAGTGCTCCTCCTCCTACGAAGGATTGTTACTGACGATCTTGAACCTCTTCAAGATCTTTTAACGACATTGAAACCATGCTATTTGTGTGAGGAACTGCGTTTATCATCATACACTCCGTAGCATGACCATCGAAAAGTTTTTTCATTGTCGAAGTTTTGTGGTCATAACAATAGAGAGTCTTGCATTTGTAACGCAATAGTAATTCTTGATTCCTTGTCACTGCTAATAACTCATAGGACTTCAGATCTTCCCCATACGGCTCTTCCCACTTTATACTGTACTCCTTGATCCAATGCCACGAATCTTTGTGGCTATAGTTTTCTTTCAAATCACAACCACTAGAGGTGTTCGTATTTTTCCTCTTGTATGCCCAAATATGCGTGcaataatgttgatggtggaatgTCGTATACACCAAATATAAATTCCTCCCACCCAGCAACTTTGGGCCATGAATGTATCTTAAGTCTTTAAAATTTGACAAATGGACCTACTCGAACTTCTCACCTTCCAAATCAAAGGCCATGATGGTATAATCTTTGTGTTGCTTGTTATTATTACGGTATAGCCAATGAAGAGTTCCATTTGCGTAGATTCCTGCTGAATTCGATGGGGAAACATGGGGTGGATCCAACACGGATGAACCCTTTGCTTCTCCACACACTACCGCCTACAGAATAGACTAGAACATGAGACCTTTTTTGTCCTTGGTAGTGCATTCTAACAATCTTGTACTCGTTCTTCGAATGACAGTAACCAAACCCACTAGTGTCAGTGGGTCTACATTCTCGCGCTATAGATTTATCAGGTTTAGGAGCATAGACAACTTCTCCTGTAATGGGATTGCAAATTAAGAAAGGTTTTACGAATTCAGGATATCGGCTTCGGATACAAACCAAACCATTGCATGACCCAACCATGTTTTCCATGTATCCATAACCCACAAAATGTTTGCCCTTGCGCATCTTATCAAGTCTGTTATCATAAGAATAATTGTAGTTCATCTTGCCACGAGTAGGATCATACTGATCGCCATAATATAGTTTGTTTCTGTTTTCATCCAAATATGATTCAGCGAAAAGCAAACCCACCTTATCAGTCTTTTTACGGAGGAAAATACTCCATGTTTTGCATACCCGTTTTGCTCGTAAAGCTGCCTCAATCGGTAATCGATCAAGTATGTTCTCTATGATCTCCGTCGGAAAGTTAAGCATAATGTTGGTATTGGTATGTGGTTTTCGTCTATACCTTACTTTCGATAATACCCAAACCGGTTTGTTCCTTTTTATAGATAGGCTCCGTCGGCGGAAAGGTGAAACCCACGCTAACAAGAAAACCGCAATAAAGTCTTTTTTTCCAGAAAGTTTAAAGAAAGGAGgttcctttactaggaaattttaTTAACAGTCAACATATTGGTCAAAGGCGGTCAAGAAAAAAATTGTCCTGTGTAGAGCAACAAAGGTCTTTTACGGCTTACCACTCTACTATTGCTGAAGAATACGGCTAACcacaaagtttttttttcttatcatccTTATATAAGGGAGAGCGAAAAGAAAGCCTACCTTATCAATCTTAATTACAATGGACGAGAGTTCTCCATGCTATGCTCACTGATTTTCGATTATAAAGCTGTCTCAATTCGTAATCGTAATCGGATTGGTATGTTGTTGGAACAGTTGCtgatttcacacctgcaaaacaaAGATTAGAACACAAAACAAAGTggcggctgagtcacgaccataTCGCTCTTTTTAGGACGTTTCGTGGCTTTGTCTtgaattttgtgcaagcagttctttctCCGTCACAACGCCCACAGGATAAAACAGCAgagaaaaactctctttcgatCTCTCATGCACACAATGAGAAATCTATCACTTCTACTCTCTCGATTCTTACTCAGtatttttggtctcttgattcttAGAAAACAATCGTGTAAAACTTATGCTTTCTTTCTGTTCTCAAAAATGTTTTTATAACCAGGCAGTTAATGCAAATTAATGGAGAATAAATTGGATTAATTGTTGCAGTTAAAATTCCATTCGAAACAATAAAAAAACGGGCAAATTAATCATGCCATAATTCGCgcaattaaaacataattaagtgcagtaaaaacggtttgaaaaaatcttttaaaaacagcaaaaaatactttccaaattcaagagacctcccaagacccccaaggccccgcttcCGGactaatataatatatatataaatatatatacaataagTAGGGTGAGGGATTCGATCCGGAGACCTAACCCTCCGGGCCCAAAATActtaaccactgggccaagctcgaattgttgatataaatgtacaaaagaattattttaaaacatatatcccaacaatcccccacttatatgttttaaaatcattgagcaagatccgtatagttatgtgcataagcaaaggtatctttcgattttgaacctttacatagtattaaattctctaaactctgacacagagtgaacacaagtctttgaactctatggagagaaCAAATTACTTAACACACAGAACTACACTGATAGTAAAGTCTTaaatgccagcacattacggccctgTGCTTATCCCgtttcaatgaatgttctagagaactacccatgttctcatagaaagcggccacactttctcattcacataggtgagtctatcaaaggtactcctgtagcttggtaccccactctatacagagctatagacttcattaagagttaaaaaacTCAACCTTAACTCGCTTAGGATATCATTCCATGGGAAAGGtgcatgattctatctccatatcatttgtgaatcgttattccctttgaacctatttctaggtgggtatccatcacaaaatgactcaacATCTAGTGGGCAAAAATCCCATGCCTTtataggtttataataccttttctctagctaatcctttcgtcaaagaatcagctaagttctcttccgacctaacatgatccacacgtacaacactagttgtgagaaactctctGACTGTACTGTACTTTCGACGCATTTTTCGATTCTtaccgttataaaaacagttttgtacttttgcaatagccgcggtactatcacaatggatcataatagctggtatcggtctatcccatacaggaatttgagaaagtaagtttctcaaccatcctgcttcttcactagttgctgctagtgctatcaattcagactccatcgtagattgagccAGAATCGTCTGTTTCGTTGACTTCCAAGACACAGCGCCGCCagcaatattaaaaaaatatccaccagtggctttggagtcatctgaaagagagttccaatcagcatcgaagtatccttcaaggactgcaggaaacctcttatagtgtaatcctaggttaatGGTCTTTTTAAggtaccgcataaccctctcaactgcattccagtgttccaaaccaggacaactggtaaacctgcataaaaccCCCACTGCATACGCAATGTCTGGTttggtacaatcagttgc encodes the following:
- the LOC113311528 gene encoding F-box/kelch-repeat protein At3g23880-like, giving the protein MLNFPTEIIENILDRLPIEAALRAKRVCKTWSIFLRKKTDKVGLLFAESYLDENRNKLYYGDQYDPTRGKMNYNYSYDNRLDKMRKGKHFVGYGYMENMVGSCNGLVCIRSRYPEFVKPFLICNPITGEVVYAPKPDKSIARECRPTDTSGFGYCHSKNEYKIVRMHYQGQKRSHVLVYSVGGSVWRSKGFIRVGSTPCFPIEFSRNLRKWNSSLAIP